The Thermoplasmata archaeon sequence AACTCACGGAGAAGGTGCTTCGAGGTTGGGTGTTCGATCCGCACGACGAGAGTCGGGTGGCCCTCATGGACCACTATCAGGCGATGTTCGACACGATGACGCCTCTTTTGAAAGAGTACGACGTCCCCGTCCACGTAGCGAACTACTACATCACCTACGAAGATACTCTGGGGCCTTCCAAGCCGCATCTCGAGACCGCGACGGAGGAGATCTTCCTACAGCCGGGAGGGCACTTCTGGTTCCCCGATGGGGAGGTGCTCCTCCCGTTCGAGAAGCTGCGTGAGGACACAGAGATCTACTTCCTTAACCCGGAGCAAATCCTGCAAAACTTCATCGAGGCCCTGGAGAAGGGCAAGGCGAAGCGGCATG is a genomic window containing:
- a CDS encoding type II toxin-antitoxin system CcdA family antitoxin; this translates as MPVRKSKLTLTVDAGTVEKAKHLGINISELTEKVLRGWVFDPHDESRVALMDHYQAMFDTMTPLLKEYDVPVHVANYYITYEDTLGPSKPHLETATEEIFLQPGGHFWFPDGEVLLPFEKLREDTEIYFLNPEQILQNFIEALEKGKAKRHERLESLEVARRLIEAIAKIEAEPGAKKALRPLKTTSTKGRKHARRR